One region of candidate division WOR-3 bacterium genomic DNA includes:
- a CDS encoding lysylphosphatidylglycerol synthase domain-containing protein, which yields MESGKQFSSILKKIVFWIIILIIFFFLGKNLVQTWQEIPFDKLKINFGFIVISFIPIFLNFLYGAYLWQKILANLGEKISFKHSLSITGISILGKYLPGKVWYAAGRVYFIRKLGVKEEKGFLSMALETGLLLLSSLIIFIISPLIYNFAILRSYIFLAIILTVFFIIVLHPFFAEKVINFLCRIVKRPFVTLKYNYFSMLLLTLLYGIAWIIYGIGFFFLINSFYPVFCSKLIDLTGVFAISWNLGFLALFAPAGLGVREGILTLLLSLYFPKPIAIIISLLSRLWITVAEIIFAIISIKFLPGQTSKDKVLT from the coding sequence ATGGAGTCCGGCAAACAATTCTCATCAATCTTAAAGAAAATAGTTTTCTGGATTATTATTTTAATTATATTCTTCTTTTTGGGTAAAAACCTTGTTCAGACCTGGCAGGAGATACCTTTCGATAAATTAAAAATTAATTTCGGTTTTATCGTCATTTCATTCATACCAATTTTTTTAAATTTTCTTTACGGTGCTTATTTATGGCAGAAAATTTTAGCAAATCTTGGGGAAAAAATTTCATTTAAACACTCCTTGTCTATAACCGGAATTTCAATCCTTGGAAAATATTTACCCGGCAAAGTATGGTATGCAGCAGGTAGGGTTTATTTTATAAGAAAATTGGGGGTGAAAGAAGAAAAAGGATTTCTGAGTATGGCGCTGGAAACTGGTCTTCTTTTGCTTTCTTCCCTTATTATTTTTATAATTTCACCATTGATTTACAACTTCGCTATATTAAGAAGTTATATCTTTCTTGCAATTATTCTAACCGTCTTTTTTATAATTGTCCTGCATCCGTTTTTTGCAGAGAAAGTTATAAATTTTTTATGTAGAATAGTAAAACGTCCTTTTGTAACACTGAAATACAATTATTTTTCAATGCTACTCCTCACATTATTATATGGAATCGCATGGATAATCTACGGCATTGGTTTTTTCTTTCTAATTAATTCATTCTATCCGGTTTTTTGTAGTAAATTAATTGATTTAACTGGTGTATTCGCAATCTCCTGGAATCTTGGATTTCTTGCGCTATTTGCCCCTGCGGGATTAGGCGTTAGAGAAGGTATATTAACTCTATTACTGTCTCTTTATTTTCCTAAACCGATTGCAATAATAATAAGTCTTTTGTCGCGTTTATGGATAACCGTCGCTGAAATTATATTTGCTATAATCTCAATAAAATTTTTGCCCGGGCAAACCTCGAAAGACAAAGTATTAACTTAG
- a CDS encoding kelch repeat-containing protein produces the protein MRQFAIISLTFISVIFSAEWQITANPTPRSMAVAVTDSIGQRMILFGGGNYRLPWGGHFNDVWILDFNTQTWKLFQLPQPLPTPRRSPSMVYHPILNSVILFGGRDDYTFYNDVWILNLNPGYEVWTQIFPSGTPPVARDAHSAIFDPVNNRMIVFGGYDAGGNNFNDVWALNLNDTTWIQINPSGSPPPIRGAHTSIYDPIAHRMIIFGGNSSPIYNDVWALNLNYGNESWQQLSPSGTLPGARTRHWAVYDNQNHEMILGFGYDYPGYMLYYNDVWALNLNSLVWHQIIPSGVNIEGRRGACAAYDPFHHKIFVFGGDQYYDYYFGDTYVLTLDTLAISENKDKTILQSYLKVPSNPVKFPCQINAFVPTCRDGFSLRVVDASGKVVKDLIKKGSNSGNHIIAWDGCDNNGRRVSAGTYFILMDIDNKLNSQKLIVIK, from the coding sequence ATGAGACAATTTGCTATTATCTCACTAACTTTTATTTCCGTAATATTTTCTGCAGAATGGCAGATTACTGCAAATCCAACACCAAGGAGTATGGCAGTGGCAGTCACCGACAGTATCGGGCAACGCATGATTCTATTTGGCGGTGGTAATTATAGATTACCATGGGGCGGACACTTTAATGATGTCTGGATACTTGATTTTAACACTCAAACCTGGAAATTATTTCAACTTCCCCAACCTCTTCCAACACCTCGGCGCTCACCTTCCATGGTATACCATCCGATACTCAATTCTGTAATACTCTTTGGCGGCAGAGATGATTATACATTTTATAATGATGTATGGATACTCAATCTCAATCCGGGATATGAAGTATGGACCCAGATTTTCCCTTCTGGGACTCCGCCCGTAGCCCGTGATGCACATTCAGCGATATTTGACCCGGTAAACAATCGTATGATTGTCTTTGGTGGTTATGATGCAGGCGGAAATAACTTCAATGATGTCTGGGCTTTAAATTTGAATGATACAACCTGGATCCAGATAAATCCGTCTGGTTCGCCGCCACCAATAAGAGGTGCACATACTTCAATTTATGACCCGATTGCCCATAGAATGATTATTTTCGGCGGCAACAGCTCACCAATTTATAACGATGTCTGGGCATTGAATTTAAATTATGGCAATGAGTCATGGCAACAATTATCCCCTTCAGGCACATTACCCGGTGCCCGGACAAGACACTGGGCAGTTTATGATAATCAAAATCACGAAATGATTCTGGGATTTGGTTATGATTATCCAGGTTATATGTTATATTACAATGATGTCTGGGCTCTCAATCTGAATTCTTTAGTCTGGCATCAGATTATACCGAGTGGTGTAAACATTGAAGGCAGACGAGGTGCCTGTGCAGCTTATGACCCATTCCATCATAAAATCTTTGTTTTCGGTGGTGATCAGTATTATGACTATTATTTCGGTGATACATACGTGCTTACCCTTGATACGCTTGCGATCAGTGAAAACAAAGATAAAACAATCCTTCAATCTTATCTCAAAGTGCCATCTAATCCGGTAAAATTTCCTTGTCAAATCAATGCCTTTGTTCCGACCTGTCGTGATGGATTTTCATTGAGAGTCGTGGATGCCTCAGGAAAGGTGGTTAAAGACTTGATAAAAAAAGGATCTAATTCAGGCAATCATATCATTGCTTGGGATGGCTGCGATAACAATGGCAGACGGGTTTCTGCTGGAACTTACTTTATTCTAATGGATATTGATAATAAACTGAATTCCCAAAAATTGATCGTCATAAAGTGA